A DNA window from Candidatus Sulfidibacterium hydrothermale contains the following coding sequences:
- a CDS encoding class I SAM-dependent methyltransferase, with amino-acid sequence MEKMQKCPVCASEETTKFLETKDYFLTGEAFEIWECQTCKIRFTTPQPEEKELPKYYQSNEYFSHQTEKKNPLSFLYAQLRQKNIRKKYNLINQYVKRGKILDIGCGTGELLNFFKKQQWDTKGIEPSEKARTFGRKNYHLQIETETKLDQWPKKEFDIISMWHVLEHVPDINKRIDQTKRLLKDNGKIIIALPNPNSWDSKHYHKYWAALDVPRHLYHFTKESLSNLLKNKELKIIKIVPMKMDAYYVSYLSEKYRQKKLPLFRGFIKGWRSNRSARQTGEYSSLIYVIEKATDQKKN; translated from the coding sequence ATGGAAAAGATGCAAAAATGTCCGGTATGTGCCTCTGAAGAGACAACAAAATTTCTGGAAACAAAAGATTATTTTTTAACGGGCGAAGCTTTTGAAATATGGGAATGCCAAACCTGTAAAATACGTTTTACCACTCCACAACCTGAGGAAAAAGAACTTCCCAAATATTACCAGTCGAACGAATATTTTTCACACCAAACGGAAAAGAAAAACCCATTAAGTTTTCTTTATGCCCAACTAAGGCAAAAAAATATCCGGAAAAAATACAACTTAATCAATCAGTATGTCAAGCGCGGAAAAATATTGGATATCGGTTGTGGTACCGGCGAACTATTAAATTTTTTCAAAAAACAACAGTGGGATACAAAAGGAATAGAACCCAGCGAAAAAGCAAGAACGTTCGGAAGAAAAAATTACCACCTGCAAATAGAAACAGAAACAAAATTAGACCAGTGGCCGAAAAAAGAATTTGATATCATTTCCATGTGGCATGTACTGGAACACGTGCCCGATATCAACAAAAGAATTGATCAAACCAAAAGATTATTAAAAGATAACGGGAAAATAATCATCGCTCTACCAAACCCAAACAGCTGGGATTCAAAACATTATCATAAATACTGGGCCGCATTAGACGTTCCAAGGCACCTATACCATTTTACAAAGGAATCGTTAAGCAACCTATTGAAAAACAAAGAATTAAAAATCATAAAAATCGTTCCCATGAAAATGGATGCGTATTATGTATCCTATCTGAGCGAAAAATACCGGCAAAAAAAACTTCCCCTGTTTAGGGGGTTCATCAAAGGATGGAGATCAAACCGGTCGGCCCGACAAACCGGAGAATACTCAAGCCTGATTTATGTGATTGAAAAAGCAACCGATCAAAAGAAAAACTAA
- the mnmG gene encoding tRNA uridine-5-carboxymethylaminomethyl(34) synthesis enzyme MnmG produces MFEQYDVIVVGAGHAGSEAAAAAANLGSKTLLITMNLNAIAQMSCNPAMGGIAKGQIVREIDALGGYSGIVTDKSMIQFRMLNKSKGPAMWSPRAQSDRMLFSAVWRNMLEQTPNLDFWQDTVTGLLIRGDYVIGVKTAMGIEIKSKTVILTNGTFLNGKIHIGTKQFPGGRLGDPASYGLSDQIKKLGFETLQLKTGTPVRIDGRTIDFSKMEEQKGDENPGNFSFFEKTKLTKQKSCWITYTSPQVHDTLKLGFSESPMFTGRIKGVGPRYCPSIEDKIERFSDKSRHQLFVEPEGWNTIEYYLNGFSSSLPDHIQVKALRKIPGLENAKIFRPGYAIEYDYFSPTQLNASLETKKIKNLFFAGQINGTTGYEEAAAQGIMAGINAHRKIKEEEPFILKRSEAYIGVLIDDLITKGVDEPYRMFTSRAEHRILLRQDNADTRLTEKGYQLGLVPAAHFEKYQAKKEKIEQLITFLKETGIAPEQINHLLEKNNTAPLKQKVKLATVLLRPQIRLSDLTEELSALKTFTQKNKIDDQCIESAEIQIKYDGYIKKEQEIAIKLDKLENIPLKPDFNYQQLKSISYEAREKLTKIKPKTIGQAARISGVSPSDINVLLVYLGR; encoded by the coding sequence ATGTTTGAACAATACGATGTGATTGTTGTGGGTGCCGGTCACGCAGGTTCTGAAGCTGCCGCTGCCGCTGCAAATCTCGGATCAAAAACACTTTTGATCACCATGAACCTGAATGCCATTGCCCAAATGTCGTGCAACCCGGCCATGGGAGGCATTGCCAAAGGCCAAATCGTACGCGAAATTGACGCATTGGGAGGGTATTCCGGAATCGTAACGGACAAATCCATGATTCAGTTCCGTATGCTAAACAAATCAAAAGGGCCGGCCATGTGGAGCCCGAGAGCCCAAAGTGACCGGATGCTGTTTTCAGCCGTATGGAGAAATATGCTGGAACAAACACCCAATCTCGACTTCTGGCAAGATACCGTAACCGGCCTTTTGATTCGCGGAGATTACGTCATCGGAGTAAAAACCGCAATGGGAATCGAGATTAAATCCAAAACGGTTATTTTAACCAACGGGACTTTCCTGAACGGAAAAATACATATCGGAACCAAGCAATTTCCCGGAGGCCGGTTAGGTGACCCGGCCAGCTACGGTCTTAGCGACCAAATTAAAAAACTGGGATTTGAAACTCTCCAACTAAAAACGGGAACCCCGGTTCGAATCGACGGGAGAACCATCGATTTTTCGAAAATGGAAGAACAAAAAGGAGACGAAAATCCGGGGAATTTTTCCTTCTTCGAAAAAACAAAACTAACCAAACAGAAAAGCTGCTGGATTACTTATACATCTCCACAGGTACACGACACCCTAAAACTCGGATTTTCGGAATCACCCATGTTCACCGGAAGAATAAAAGGAGTCGGACCGCGCTATTGTCCGTCAATCGAAGACAAGATTGAACGTTTTTCGGATAAATCAAGGCACCAGTTATTTGTTGAACCGGAAGGATGGAATACCATTGAATACTACCTTAACGGCTTTTCATCATCCCTGCCCGATCATATCCAGGTAAAAGCCTTAAGAAAAATCCCGGGCCTGGAAAATGCCAAAATCTTCAGACCGGGTTACGCCATTGAATACGATTATTTTTCGCCGACACAATTAAATGCGAGCCTGGAAACCAAAAAAATAAAAAATTTATTTTTTGCCGGACAAATCAACGGAACCACCGGTTACGAAGAAGCAGCGGCACAGGGAATCATGGCCGGCATCAACGCCCACCGAAAAATAAAAGAAGAAGAACCGTTCATATTAAAGCGCTCAGAAGCCTATATCGGCGTGCTGATTGATGACCTGATCACCAAAGGCGTGGACGAACCGTACCGGATGTTTACTTCCAGAGCAGAACACCGGATTCTGCTGCGTCAAGATAATGCCGACACCCGGTTAACAGAAAAAGGATACCAGTTAGGCCTGGTTCCGGCTGCCCACTTTGAAAAATATCAGGCAAAAAAAGAAAAAATAGAACAGCTCATTACGTTTTTAAAAGAGACAGGGATCGCTCCGGAACAAATCAATCATCTTTTAGAAAAGAATAATACTGCACCACTAAAACAAAAAGTAAAACTAGCCACAGTATTATTACGTCCGCAAATCCGCCTGAGCGACTTAACCGAAGAACTTTCGGCACTAAAAACATTCACTCAAAAAAACAAAATTGACGACCAGTGTATCGAATCGGCAGAGATCCAAATCAAATACGATGGATACATTAAAAAGGAACAGGAGATCGCCATTAAATTAGACAAACTGGAAAACATCCCTTTAAAACCCGATTTCAATTATCAACAATTAAAATCCATTTCATACGAAGCACGAGAAAAACTTACGAAAATCAAACCTAAAACCATCGGCCAGGCAGCACGAATCAGCGGGGTTTCTCCATCCGACATTAACGTTTTACTGGTTTATTTAGGCCGATAA
- the ybeY gene encoding rRNA maturation RNase YbeY, protein MINFQFDSADKFSFHPSVYSNWLKKVIASEQYKTGDILYHFCTDESLLQINRSFLQHDYYTDIITFPLSGSAEIISGEIFISTERVNENAKTRKIPFQTELARVLVHGVLHLIGYDDHTDEERQQMRAKEDYYLSLLPQK, encoded by the coding sequence ATGATTAATTTTCAATTTGATAGTGCAGATAAATTTTCCTTTCATCCTTCTGTTTATTCCAATTGGTTAAAAAAAGTAATTGCTTCTGAGCAATACAAAACAGGAGATATTTTATATCATTTTTGCACCGATGAAAGTTTACTTCAGATCAACCGTTCATTTTTACAGCACGATTATTACACCGATATCATCACCTTTCCACTATCGGGTTCTGCGGAAATAATTTCCGGAGAAATTTTCATCAGTACGGAACGGGTTAATGAAAACGCAAAAACAAGGAAAATCCCTTTTCAAACCGAGTTGGCTCGTGTTTTGGTTCACGGAGTTTTACATCTCATTGGATACGACGACCACACCGACGAAGAAAGGCAACAGATGCGTGCCAAAGAAGATTATTACCTATCTTTGCTGCCGCAAAAATAA
- a CDS encoding M1 family aminopeptidase: MFRFLFLFLLFLDFVPAQAQRQVSPDRFKQAFSPEYAWQSKYLFDYDVHFYGLDISVSPVSRFIQGSCTLEATTLIPHFDTLAVELIPEMEIDSALFKGRKLAVPQRDDNNVLFVLPDIPDSGSLFSVQIFYHGTPPEGGFFSGVTTAYNATWDKRVTWSLSEPFAAKQWFPVKEDLKDKADSAWIFLTVDSIYMAGSEGLLTRVVDLPGGKRRFEWKTHYPIDYYLLSFAVADYRDFSFYAHPDDPKGDSVLVQNFIYDSDAYLKQNEDAIKRTAKFIELYVKLFGPYPFRKEKYGHCLTELPGGMEHQTMTTLGSFGFDLVAHELGHMWFGDDVTCADWSDIWVNEGFASYADYLANEYILGDSIAQIFIRKAEDYVMTQPGGSVYIPEDQIYMGNEGRIFNGRLSYDKGAVLLHMLRHEIHQDSVFFTILKTYLIRFAGGVATGDDFRKIVDEITGKDYRWFFQQWYYGEGYPEFSVDWYQQSDTLHILSTETTSTDNPSFFKMTVDYQLVYDNGLDTIVRLVQTEQNNHFVVPVKGKVSAIHIDPDHWSLLKVLRNDFVGIQEEKNPASFTLSPVPVRNMLFMQFFHPDRSEKNVIISDMNGRIFFRKNTTAVRFQIPVSKFPPGLYVARVMANGQIYVKKFVKW, translated from the coding sequence ATGTTCCGGTTTTTGTTTCTCTTTTTGCTTTTTCTGGATTTTGTGCCGGCACAAGCTCAGCGACAAGTATCTCCTGACCGGTTTAAACAGGCTTTTTCACCTGAATACGCCTGGCAAAGTAAATATCTTTTTGATTACGATGTGCATTTTTATGGCCTGGATATTTCAGTGAGTCCGGTCAGCCGTTTTATTCAGGGAAGTTGTACGCTTGAAGCGACTACTTTGATCCCTCATTTTGATACGCTGGCCGTGGAATTAATCCCGGAAATGGAAATTGATTCCGCCCTTTTTAAAGGAAGGAAGTTAGCCGTTCCCCAGAGAGATGACAATAATGTTCTTTTTGTGTTGCCGGATATTCCGGATAGTGGAAGCTTATTTTCTGTTCAGATTTTTTATCACGGGACACCGCCTGAAGGAGGCTTTTTTTCGGGTGTTACAACTGCTTACAACGCGACCTGGGATAAACGGGTTACTTGGTCGTTATCGGAACCTTTTGCGGCAAAACAGTGGTTTCCGGTAAAAGAAGACCTGAAAGATAAAGCGGATTCGGCTTGGATTTTCCTGACTGTGGATTCGATCTATATGGCAGGCTCAGAAGGCCTTTTAACCCGGGTGGTAGATCTTCCGGGCGGGAAAAGACGTTTCGAATGGAAAACGCATTATCCTATTGATTATTACTTACTTTCGTTTGCTGTAGCTGATTATCGCGACTTCAGTTTTTATGCTCATCCGGATGATCCCAAAGGAGATTCTGTTTTGGTCCAGAATTTTATTTATGATTCTGATGCGTATCTGAAACAAAATGAAGATGCCATTAAACGAACCGCAAAATTTATCGAGTTGTATGTAAAGCTGTTTGGCCCGTATCCGTTCCGGAAAGAAAAATATGGCCATTGTCTGACCGAGCTTCCCGGGGGAATGGAACATCAAACCATGACAACTTTGGGTAGTTTTGGTTTTGATTTGGTGGCCCATGAGTTGGGGCACATGTGGTTCGGTGACGATGTTACCTGTGCTGACTGGAGTGACATTTGGGTGAACGAAGGTTTTGCCTCTTATGCCGATTATCTGGCCAACGAATATATTCTTGGAGACAGTATAGCGCAGATTTTTATCCGTAAGGCGGAGGATTATGTAATGACTCAGCCGGGAGGGTCTGTTTATATCCCTGAAGATCAGATTTATATGGGGAATGAAGGACGGATTTTTAATGGCCGGCTTTCGTATGATAAAGGGGCGGTTTTGCTTCACATGTTACGTCATGAAATTCATCAGGATAGCGTGTTCTTTACGATACTGAAAACGTACTTGATCCGTTTTGCCGGCGGGGTGGCTACCGGTGATGATTTCCGAAAAATTGTTGATGAAATTACCGGAAAAGATTATCGTTGGTTTTTCCAGCAATGGTACTATGGCGAAGGTTATCCTGAATTTTCCGTTGACTGGTATCAGCAATCGGATACGTTGCATATTTTAAGTACAGAAACCACTTCAACCGATAACCCGTCTTTTTTTAAAATGACAGTTGATTATCAACTGGTTTATGATAACGGTTTGGACACCATCGTCCGGCTGGTTCAGACAGAACAAAACAATCATTTTGTTGTTCCTGTAAAAGGTAAAGTAAGCGCCATTCACATCGATCCTGATCACTGGTCGCTGTTAAAAGTTTTGCGGAACGATTTTGTTGGCATACAGGAAGAAAAAAATCCGGCAAGTTTTACGCTGTCTCCTGTTCCGGTTAGAAATATGCTTTTTATGCAGTTTTTTCATCCCGACAGGAGTGAAAAAAACGTCATTATTTCGGACATGAACGGCCGTATCTTTTTTAGAAAAAATACAACGGCTGTCCGGTTTCAAATTCCGGTTTCAAAATTTCCGCCCGGATTATATGTCGCGCGGGTAATGGCAAACGGACAGATTTATGTTAAGAAATTTGTGAAATGGTAA
- a CDS encoding NAD-dependent epimerase/dehydratase family protein — MILVTGGTGFTGAHLLYHLLQKEPSVRALKRPSSSLKTCRKIFSYYTDKPDEYFSRIEWVDGDILDIYSLLPLLDGVQKVFHTAALVSFDPGDKDRIMETNVAGTANVVNACLEKKVEKLAYVSSIAALGREGNEKLVTEESEWKPSKNSSPYSQSKYEAEREVWRGMAEGLKAVIVNPSVILGPGDFSKGSLKMFQTVYQGLKFYTRGVNGYVDVNDVAKALIWLMESEISEERFILNSENVSYQKLFQMMASALGVSPPKQKAGKVISALSWRLFKIQALFTGKKPLVTRQTARTANSVFRYSNEKFIGVSGFSFTPVKTTIEKTAQIFLSEV; from the coding sequence ATGATTTTAGTAACCGGCGGAACGGGATTTACAGGAGCCCATTTATTGTATCATTTGCTGCAAAAAGAACCGAGTGTTCGTGCTTTGAAACGGCCTTCGTCTTCTTTGAAAACCTGCCGTAAAATCTTTTCATATTATACGGATAAGCCGGATGAATATTTCTCCCGGATTGAATGGGTAGACGGAGATATCCTGGATATTTATTCGCTTTTGCCGCTTTTGGACGGGGTACAAAAGGTTTTTCATACCGCAGCGCTTGTTTCATTCGATCCGGGCGATAAAGACCGGATTATGGAAACCAATGTTGCCGGAACAGCGAATGTGGTGAATGCCTGTCTTGAGAAAAAAGTGGAAAAACTGGCTTATGTCAGCTCAATTGCTGCACTGGGCAGAGAAGGAAATGAAAAGCTGGTTACCGAAGAAAGTGAATGGAAACCATCGAAAAACAGCTCTCCGTATTCGCAAAGCAAATACGAAGCCGAACGGGAAGTCTGGCGGGGAATGGCCGAAGGGTTAAAGGCGGTGATTGTCAATCCGTCGGTTATACTCGGGCCGGGCGATTTTTCAAAAGGCAGCCTTAAAATGTTTCAAACGGTTTATCAGGGATTGAAATTTTACACCCGTGGCGTAAATGGCTATGTGGATGTAAATGATGTGGCGAAAGCCTTAATCTGGCTTATGGAAAGTGAAATTTCAGAAGAGCGCTTTATTTTAAACAGCGAAAATGTAAGCTACCAGAAACTTTTCCAGATGATGGCCTCTGCTTTGGGGGTTTCTCCGCCAAAGCAAAAAGCCGGAAAGGTAATCAGTGCGCTGAGCTGGCGGCTTTTTAAAATACAAGCTTTATTTACCGGAAAAAAACCGCTGGTAACCCGGCAAACGGCGCGTACGGCTAATAGTGTTTTTCGTTACAGTAATGAAAAATTTATCGGGGTAAGCGGATTTTCTTTTACTCCGGTGAAAACAACCATCGAAAAAACAGCTCAGATTTTTTTATCCGAAGTCTGA
- the ispG gene encoding (E)-4-hydroxy-3-methylbut-2-enyl-diphosphate synthase has protein sequence MNQHFISNEITVGNLPLGGNQPVRIQSMTNTPTQDTEATVNQIIRLAKAGCELVRIAAADVKEAENLKNIRNLLRQKGVDIPLIADIHFQPKTAEIAAGIVDKIRINPGNFTGSHHKNKKYSEEEYHQELRNTAANLKPLFNICEKNHTTIRIGINHGSLSDRILYRYGNTPEGMVSSALEFIQICRENDFHNLTLSLKASSVPVMIKANRLLVEKMKQHGWNYPIHLGVTEAGSGTEGRIKSIMGIGTLLSEGIGDTLRVSLTEAPEKEIPVARKIIRTYPRHFVFPGNTIQQIRYGEIENHLRPFVVWIKENETPDAEKKVCLLSYPDLQMDEILFRAPVDFFRTWEQEKPDGLLILHRKNNTEESDTTLAFQILQAAGLRFSQAEFIACPSCGRTQFDIEKELQRVQKRLGHLKGLKIAIMGCFVNGPGEMAGADYGYVGTGKGKVNLYKKNKIIFKYLSPDEALNKLEELILNPNSVPENEG, from the coding sequence ATGAATCAGCATTTTATCAGCAACGAAATAACCGTAGGCAATTTACCACTTGGCGGCAACCAACCGGTTCGTATCCAAAGCATGACCAACACTCCCACACAGGATACCGAGGCAACGGTCAATCAAATTATCCGGTTGGCAAAAGCCGGTTGCGAGTTGGTACGAATAGCTGCCGCTGACGTTAAGGAAGCTGAAAACCTGAAAAATATCCGTAATCTGCTGCGGCAAAAAGGAGTGGATATTCCGCTTATCGCGGATATCCACTTTCAACCCAAAACAGCAGAAATCGCCGCCGGCATTGTGGATAAAATACGGATTAACCCGGGTAATTTTACCGGCTCTCATCACAAAAACAAAAAATATTCGGAAGAAGAATATCATCAGGAATTACGGAATACCGCAGCCAACCTGAAACCGCTGTTCAACATCTGTGAAAAAAACCACACAACAATCCGAATCGGAATCAATCATGGTTCTTTATCCGACAGAATTTTATATCGATACGGAAACACACCCGAGGGGATGGTTTCTTCGGCACTGGAATTCATTCAAATTTGCCGCGAAAATGATTTTCACAACCTGACCCTTTCTTTAAAAGCCAGCTCGGTTCCGGTGATGATTAAAGCCAACCGGTTACTGGTTGAAAAAATGAAGCAACACGGATGGAATTATCCGATTCATTTGGGCGTAACCGAAGCCGGAAGCGGCACTGAAGGCCGGATAAAATCCATTATGGGTATCGGAACACTGTTATCGGAAGGAATTGGTGATACGCTGCGTGTTTCGCTTACCGAAGCCCCAGAAAAAGAAATCCCGGTAGCCCGCAAAATCATTCGTACTTATCCCCGCCATTTTGTATTTCCGGGCAATACGATACAACAAATACGATATGGCGAAATTGAAAATCATTTACGGCCGTTCGTGGTTTGGATAAAAGAAAACGAAACACCGGATGCCGAAAAAAAAGTCTGTCTTCTCTCCTATCCGGATTTACAAATGGATGAAATCCTGTTCCGTGCGCCCGTGGACTTTTTCCGGACATGGGAACAGGAAAAACCGGACGGATTGCTTATTCTGCATCGTAAAAACAACACGGAGGAATCGGATACCACACTTGCTTTTCAAATTTTACAGGCTGCCGGATTACGGTTTTCGCAAGCAGAATTTATTGCTTGTCCTTCCTGCGGAAGAACTCAATTTGATATTGAAAAAGAACTACAACGGGTTCAAAAAAGGCTGGGACATTTAAAAGGACTAAAAATAGCCATCATGGGATGTTTTGTTAACGGACCGGGAGAAATGGCCGGAGCCGATTACGGCTATGTCGGAACAGGAAAAGGAAAAGTGAATTTGTACAAAAAGAACAAAATTATTTTTAAGTATCTTTCGCCTGACGAAGCATTGAATAAACTGGAAGAATTGATTCTGAACCCGAATTCCGTTCCAGAAAACGAAGGCTGA
- a CDS encoding RidA family protein, protein MKKIIQTSNAPAAIGPYSQAVEMNGMLFISGQVPIDPETGKVVEGDITKQTEQVMKNIGAILQAAGYQFSDVVKSTCLLSDMAHFGEMNAVYSRYYAENPPARAAFAVKELPLGVLIEIETIAMKK, encoded by the coding sequence ATGAAAAAGATTATTCAGACTTCAAATGCTCCGGCGGCCATTGGTCCGTATAGCCAGGCTGTTGAAATGAACGGAATGTTATTTATTTCGGGACAAGTTCCTATTGACCCAGAGACCGGAAAAGTGGTGGAAGGTGATATTACCAAACAAACCGAACAGGTAATGAAAAATATTGGTGCCATTTTACAGGCAGCCGGATACCAGTTTTCTGATGTGGTGAAATCAACTTGCTTGTTGAGTGATATGGCTCATTTTGGAGAGATGAACGCGGTTTATTCGCGTTATTACGCTGAAAATCCGCCGGCGCGGGCGGCTTTTGCTGTTAAGGAATTGCCGCTTGGTGTGCTGATTGAGATAGAGACAATAGCGATGAAAAAATAA
- a CDS encoding glycoside hydrolase family 35 protein, whose product MRIPARFFVLGGFLFLLLAFPFGGYSQTFSSGQPVLHTFQIDSSQFLLDGKPFEIIAGEMHYARIPACYWKQRIEMAKAMGCNAISTYVFWNYHEQQPGHFDFKTGNRDLAHFIQLVQDAGMWLLIRPGPYVCAEWDFGGLPPYLLSIPDIKLRCSDARYMQAVKKYIDTLANVLRPYQITRGGPIILLQIENEYGSYGNDRSYLKTLEKLWRKNGINIPFYTADGGTPYMLEAGSLPGCAVGLDPGGYEKAIRLAQKINPGVPVFSSETYTGWLTHWREKWAKADTADLYKEVRFLLEHHRSLSFYVVHGGTNFGFTAGANASGQRFQPDVTSYDYAAPITETGRPTAEFFRLRQLIHQYHPETKLLPVPAAPPLISIPEVEMKVFSSVWANLPKPVHSVQPRPFEYYGQYHGYMMYQTRLIGRKSGKLVLTQLHDYATVFLNGKYIGSIDRTKGQNSIVLPKTKARVPLLQILIEAMGHVNYGSQLIDRKGITERATLNGMTLMNWEVYGLPFGASYLKHLIPDHDVSRPGVFFRGTFQLDKTGDTYFDLSRYQKGLVWVNGHLLGRYWNVGPQHSLYCPASFLKKGRNEILIFDLHQIHPMPVKGIRKLL is encoded by the coding sequence ATGAGAATACCGGCTCGCTTTTTTGTCTTGGGAGGCTTTTTGTTTTTACTTCTGGCTTTCCCTTTTGGGGGATATTCGCAGACGTTTTCATCCGGTCAGCCGGTTTTGCACACTTTTCAGATCGATTCGTCTCAATTTTTATTGGATGGGAAACCCTTCGAAATCATTGCCGGCGAGATGCATTATGCCCGTATTCCGGCCTGTTATTGGAAGCAACGGATTGAAATGGCCAAAGCCATGGGGTGTAATGCGATTTCTACTTATGTGTTTTGGAATTATCATGAGCAACAACCCGGTCATTTTGATTTTAAAACCGGAAACCGGGATCTTGCGCATTTCATTCAGTTGGTGCAGGATGCCGGCATGTGGCTGTTGATCAGGCCGGGTCCGTATGTTTGTGCCGAATGGGATTTCGGCGGGCTTCCGCCGTACCTGCTCAGTATTCCCGATATTAAACTGCGATGTTCAGATGCGCGGTACATGCAGGCGGTAAAAAAATATATTGATACCTTGGCAAATGTCCTGAGGCCTTATCAAATTACCCGTGGAGGCCCCATTATTTTATTACAAATAGAAAATGAATATGGCAGCTACGGTAACGACCGGTCGTATTTGAAAACATTGGAAAAACTCTGGCGAAAGAATGGAATCAACATTCCTTTTTATACAGCCGACGGTGGAACGCCGTATATGTTAGAAGCCGGTTCGTTACCCGGATGTGCCGTCGGGTTAGATCCGGGCGGTTATGAAAAAGCCATTCGCCTGGCGCAGAAAATAAATCCCGGCGTTCCGGTTTTTAGCAGTGAAACCTATACCGGCTGGCTGACGCATTGGCGGGAAAAATGGGCCAAAGCCGATACTGCTGATCTGTATAAAGAAGTCCGTTTTTTATTGGAACATCATCGTTCGCTAAGCTTTTATGTGGTTCATGGCGGAACAAATTTTGGCTTTACGGCCGGTGCAAATGCCAGCGGTCAGCGTTTTCAGCCGGATGTAACCAGTTACGATTATGCTGCCCCGATTACTGAAACCGGAAGACCGACTGCCGAATTTTTCCGGTTACGACAACTGATTCATCAATATCATCCTGAAACGAAACTTCTGCCGGTTCCTGCGGCGCCTCCGCTGATTTCCATTCCGGAAGTGGAAATGAAAGTTTTTTCTTCCGTATGGGCAAATCTTCCAAAACCGGTTCATTCGGTTCAGCCGCGTCCTTTTGAATATTACGGGCAATATCATGGTTATATGATGTATCAGACGCGTCTGATTGGTCGCAAAAGCGGGAAACTGGTGCTGACTCAATTGCACGATTATGCTACCGTTTTTCTCAACGGAAAATATATCGGCTCAATTGACCGGACCAAAGGACAAAATTCTATTGTTCTTCCGAAAACGAAAGCGCGTGTTCCGCTTTTGCAAATTTTAATCGAAGCCATGGGGCATGTAAATTACGGGTCGCAGCTGATTGACCGGAAAGGAATTACCGAAAGAGCTACACTCAACGGTATGACTTTAATGAACTGGGAGGTTTATGGTTTGCCTTTTGGTGCATCGTACCTCAAACATTTGATTCCGGACCATGACGTTTCCCGTCCGGGTGTTTTCTTCCGGGGCACGTTTCAACTCGATAAAACAGGCGATACTTATTTTGACCTTTCCCGTTATCAAAAAGGGCTGGTTTGGGTAAACGGACATTTGCTCGGGCGCTATTGGAATGTTGGTCCACAGCATAGCCTCTATTGTCCGGCTTCTTTTTTGAAAAAAGGCCGGAATGAAATTCTGATTTTCGATTTACACCAAATCCATCCCATGCCGGTAAAAGGCATTCGAAAATTGCTTTAA